In Xenorhabdus nematophila ATCC 19061, one DNA window encodes the following:
- the rplE gene encoding 50S ribosomal protein L5 has product MAKLHDYYKDEVVQKLMTQFGYHSVMQVPRVEKITLNMGVGEAIADKKLLDNAAADLTAISGQKPLITKARKSVAGFKIRQGYPIGCKVTLRGKRMWEFFERLISIAVPRIRDFRGLSAKSFDGRGNYSMGVREQIIFPEIDYDKVDRVRGLDITITTTAKSDDEGRALLAAFNFPFRK; this is encoded by the coding sequence ATGGCGAAACTGCATGATTACTACAAAGACGAGGTAGTCCAGAAACTGATGACTCAGTTTGGTTACCATTCTGTCATGCAAGTCCCTCGGGTCGAGAAGATCACCCTGAACATGGGTGTTGGTGAAGCGATCGCTGACAAAAAACTGCTGGATAATGCAGCAGCTGATTTGACAGCAATCTCTGGTCAGAAACCTTTGATCACCAAAGCTCGCAAATCAGTTGCAGGCTTCAAAATCCGTCAGGGCTATCCAATCGGCTGTAAAGTAACCCTGCGTGGAAAACGCATGTGGGAGTTCTTTGAGCGCCTGATTTCTATTGCTGTACCACGTATCCGTGACTTCCGTGGTTTGTCCGCTAAATCATTTGATGGCCGTGGTAACTACAGCATGGGTGTTCGTGAGCAAATCATCTTCCCTGAAATCGATTATGATAAAGTGGATCGTGTACGTGGTCTGGATATTACTATCACCACTACTGCGAAATCTGATGATGAAGGCCGCGCACTGTTGGCTGCGTTTAACTTCCCGTTCCGCAAGTAA
- the rplX gene encoding 50S ribosomal protein L24: MAAKIRRDDEIIVLTGKDKGKRGKVKQVLSSGKVIVEGINLVKKHQKPVPALNQPGGIVEKEAAINVSNVAIFNVATGKADRVGFRFEDGKKVRFFKSNNETIK, encoded by the coding sequence ATGGCAGCGAAAATCCGTCGTGATGACGAAATTATCGTGTTGACTGGTAAAGACAAAGGTAAGCGCGGTAAAGTAAAACAGGTTCTTTCTTCTGGTAAAGTTATCGTTGAAGGTATCAATCTGGTTAAGAAACATCAGAAGCCAGTTCCGGCTCTGAATCAACCAGGTGGCATCGTTGAAAAAGAAGCAGCAATTAATGTTTCCAACGTTGCAATCTTTAATGTGGCAACTGGTAAGGCTGACCGTGTAGGTTTTAGATTCGAAGACGGCAAAAAAGTGCGATTCTTCAAATCTAACAACGAAACTATCAAGTAA
- the rpsQ gene encoding 30S ribosomal protein S17 has translation MTDKIRTLQGRVVSDKMEKSIVVAIERKVKHPLYGKFIKRTTKLHVHDENNECGIGDVVEIRETRPLSKTKSWTLVRVVEKAVL, from the coding sequence ATGACCGATAAAATCCGTACTCTGCAAGGTCGAGTTGTTAGTGACAAAATGGAAAAATCCATTGTTGTTGCTATTGAACGTAAGGTGAAACACCCATTGTATGGTAAGTTCATCAAACGTACGACCAAACTGCACGTACATGACGAGAACAATGAATGTGGAATTGGTGATGTGGTAGAAATCCGCGAAACCCGTCCACTGTCTAAGACTAAATCTTGGACCTTAGTTCGCGTTGTAGAGAAAGCGGTTCTATAA
- a CDS encoding DNA-directed RNA polymerase subunit alpha translates to MQGSVTEFLKPRLVDIEQVSSTHAKVTLEPLERGFGHTLGNALRRILLSSMPGCAVTEVEIDGVLHEYSTKEGVQEDILEILLNLKGLAVKVQGKDEVILTVNKSGIGPVTAADIIHDGDVEIVKPQHVICHLTDESASISMRIKVQRGRGYVPASARIHSEEDERPIGRLLVDACYSPVERIAYNVEAARVEQRTDLDKLVIEMETNGTIDPEEAIRRAATILAEQLEAFVDLRDVRQPEVKEEKPEFDPILLRPVDDLELTVRSANCLKAEAIHYIGDLVQRTEVELLKTPNLGKKSLTEIKDVLASRGLSLGMRLENWPPASIADE, encoded by the coding sequence ATGCAGGGTTCTGTGACAGAGTTTCTAAAACCGCGCCTGGTAGATATCGAGCAAGTCAGTTCGACGCACGCCAAGGTGACCCTTGAGCCATTAGAGCGTGGCTTTGGCCATACTCTTGGCAACGCACTGCGCCGTATTCTGCTTTCGTCTATGCCGGGTTGTGCGGTGACTGAGGTTGAGATTGATGGTGTACTGCATGAGTACAGCACCAAAGAAGGTGTACAGGAAGATATCCTGGAGATTCTCCTCAATCTGAAAGGGCTGGCGGTGAAAGTTCAGGGTAAAGATGAAGTTATCCTTACCGTGAATAAATCTGGCATTGGCCCTGTGACTGCAGCCGACATCATCCATGATGGTGATGTCGAAATCGTCAAGCCGCAGCACGTAATCTGCCATCTAACTGACGAAAGCGCGTCCATTAGCATGCGCATTAAAGTTCAGCGCGGTCGTGGTTATGTGCCGGCTTCTGCCCGAATTCATTCGGAAGAAGATGAGCGCCCTATCGGTCGTTTGTTAGTAGATGCTTGCTATAGCCCAGTAGAGCGTATCGCCTACAATGTTGAAGCAGCTCGTGTAGAACAGCGTACTGATCTGGATAAGCTGGTTATCGAGATGGAGACTAACGGCACAATCGATCCTGAAGAAGCGATTCGCCGTGCAGCTACCATTCTGGCTGAACAACTAGAAGCTTTTGTTGATTTACGTGATGTACGTCAACCAGAAGTTAAAGAAGAGAAGCCAGAATTTGATCCGATCCTGCTGCGCCCTGTTGACGATCTGGAATTGACTGTCCGCTCTGCTAACTGCCTTAAAGCAGAAGCTATCCACTACATCGGTGATCTGGTACAGCGTACTGAGGTTGAGTTACTTAAGACACCTAACTTGGGTAAAAAATCTCTTACTGAGATTAAAGACGTACTGGCTTCACGTGGACTTTCTCTGGGCATGCGTCTGGAAAACTGGCCACCAGCAAGTATTGCTGATGAATAA
- the rplV gene encoding 50S ribosomal protein L22 encodes METIAKHRHARSSAQKVRLVADLIRGKKVSQALETLTYTNKKAAGLVKKVLESAIANAEHNDGADIDDLKVTKIFVDEGPTMKRIMPRAKGRADRILKRTSHITVVVSDR; translated from the coding sequence ATGGAAACTATCGCTAAACATCGCCACGCTCGTTCTTCTGCTCAGAAGGTTCGCCTTGTGGCTGACCTGATCCGCGGTAAGAAAGTGTCGCAAGCTCTGGAAACTCTGACCTATACCAACAAGAAAGCTGCTGGTTTAGTGAAGAAAGTTCTTGAGTCTGCTATTGCTAACGCAGAACACAACGATGGCGCTGACATCGATGATCTGAAAGTCACGAAGATTTTCGTAGACGAAGGCCCAACAATGAAGCGCATTATGCCTCGTGCAAAAGGCCGTGCAGATCGTATCCTGAAGCGCACCAGCCACATTACTGTGGTTGTGTCCGATCGCTGA
- the rplQ gene encoding 50S ribosomal protein L17: MRHRKSGRQLNRNSSHRQAMFRNMAGSLVRHEIIKTTLPKAKELRRVVEPLITLAKTDSVANRRLAFARTRDNEIVAKLFNELGPRFASRAGGYTRILKCGFRAGDNAPMAYIELVDRAAESQTEAASAE, from the coding sequence ATGCGCCATCGTAAGAGTGGTCGTCAATTGAACCGCAACAGCAGCCATCGCCAAGCTATGTTCCGTAACATGGCAGGTTCTTTGGTTCGTCATGAAATCATCAAGACGACTCTGCCTAAAGCGAAAGAACTGCGTCGCGTCGTTGAGCCGCTGATTACTCTTGCCAAGACCGACAGCGTAGCTAATCGTCGTCTGGCATTCGCCCGTACTCGTGATAACGAGATCGTGGCAAAACTGTTTAATGAACTGGGTCCGCGTTTTGCGAGCCGCGCAGGTGGTTACACTCGTATTCTGAAGTGTGGCTTCCGTGCTGGTGATAATGCACCGATGGCATATATCGAGCTTGTTGACCGCGCAGCTGAGTCTCAGACTGAAGCAGCATCTGCAGAGTAA
- the rplF gene encoding 50S ribosomal protein L6 codes for MSRVAKAPVVIPAGVEVKLNGQVISIKGKNGELSREIHNAVEVTHADNQLTFAPREGFADAWAQAGTTRSLLNAMVIGVNEGFTKKLQLVGVGYRAAVKGNAVSLSLGFSHPVEHQLPAGITAECPSQTEIVLKGADKQVIGQVAADLRAYRRPEPYKGKGVRYADEVVRTKEAKKK; via the coding sequence ATGTCTCGTGTTGCAAAAGCACCCGTCGTCATTCCTGCCGGCGTAGAGGTTAAACTCAACGGTCAGGTTATTTCGATTAAGGGTAAAAACGGCGAATTAAGTCGTGAAATCCACAACGCAGTTGAAGTTACACATGCGGATAACCAACTGACTTTCGCTCCACGCGAAGGTTTTGCAGACGCTTGGGCTCAGGCAGGTACAACTCGTTCTCTGCTGAATGCAATGGTTATTGGTGTCAACGAAGGTTTCACTAAGAAGCTTCAACTGGTAGGTGTTGGTTACCGTGCAGCAGTTAAAGGCAATGCAGTTAGCTTGTCTTTGGGCTTCTCGCATCCGGTCGAGCATCAACTGCCAGCAGGCATCACTGCGGAATGCCCATCACAAACTGAAATCGTACTGAAAGGTGCTGATAAGCAGGTGATTGGTCAGGTTGCGGCAGATCTGCGTGCCTATCGTCGTCCTGAGCCATATAAAGGCAAGGGTGTTCGTTACGCCGATGAAGTCGTGCGTACCAAAGAGGCTAAGAAGAAGTAA
- the rpmC gene encoding 50S ribosomal protein L29, whose protein sequence is MKAQELREKSVEELNTELLNLLREQFNLRMQAASGQLQQSHLLKQVRRNIARVKTLLTEKAGA, encoded by the coding sequence ATGAAAGCACAAGAGCTGCGCGAAAAAAGCGTTGAAGAGCTGAACACTGAGCTGCTGAACCTGTTGCGCGAACAATTTAATCTGCGTATGCAGGCGGCAAGTGGCCAGCTGCAACAGTCTCATCTGTTGAAACAAGTGCGTCGTAATATTGCACGCGTTAAGACTTTACTGACTGAGAAGGCGGGTGCGTAA
- the rpmD gene encoding 50S ribosomal protein L30 has protein sequence MAKTIKITQVRSSIGRLPKHKATLTGLGLRRIGHTVEREDTPAVRGMVNLVSYMVKVEE, from the coding sequence ATGGCTAAGACTATTAAAATTACTCAAGTTCGCAGCTCAATTGGTCGTTTGCCTAAACACAAGGCAACTTTGACTGGTTTAGGTCTGCGTCGCATTGGTCATACTGTTGAACGCGAAGATACACCAGCTGTTCGCGGTATGGTCAACTTGGTTTCCTATATGGTTAAAGTTGAGGAGTAA
- the zntR gene encoding Zn(2+)-responsive transcriptional regulator — MYRIGQLAKLASVTPDTIRFYEKQGLMEHEERTEGGYRLYQEQDLQRLRFIRYAKQLGFTLEAIVELLSIRVDPEHHTCQESKLIVDSRLKEIEEKLLEMQRMRDSLKMLSDACCGSTHISTYCSILEILEEGAANK; from the coding sequence ATGTATCGTATTGGTCAGTTAGCTAAATTAGCAAGTGTCACACCTGACACTATCCGATTTTATGAAAAACAAGGCTTGATGGAACATGAAGAAAGGACAGAAGGTGGTTATAGATTATATCAAGAGCAAGATTTACAGAGATTACGCTTTATTCGTTATGCGAAACAATTAGGTTTTACACTAGAAGCAATTGTAGAATTGCTATCAATCCGTGTAGACCCAGAGCATCATACATGCCAAGAATCGAAGCTGATTGTTGACTCTAGATTGAAAGAAATAGAAGAAAAGTTGTTGGAAATGCAAAGAATGCGCGATTCTTTGAAGATGTTGAGTGATGCATGTTGTGGTAGTACACATATAAGCACATATTGCTCTATCTTGGAGATCTTGGAAGAAGGGGCTGCGAATAAATAA
- the rpsE gene encoding 30S ribosomal protein S5 gives MAHIEKQAGELQEKLIAVNRVSKTVKGGRIFSFTALTVVGDGNGRVGFGYGKAREVPAAIQKAMEKARRNMKTVALNSGTLYHPVKGSHTGSRVFMQPAHEGTGIIAGGAMRAVLEVSGVRNVLAKTYGSTNPINVVRATLDALDSMKSPEMVAAKRGKSVEEILG, from the coding sequence ATGGCTCACATCGAAAAACAAGCTGGCGAACTGCAGGAAAAGCTGATCGCGGTAAACCGCGTATCTAAAACCGTTAAAGGTGGCCGTATTTTCAGCTTTACAGCACTGACTGTAGTTGGTGATGGTAACGGTCGCGTTGGTTTTGGCTACGGCAAAGCACGCGAAGTTCCGGCAGCGATCCAGAAAGCGATGGAAAAAGCACGTCGCAATATGAAAACCGTCGCACTTAATAGCGGCACTCTGTACCACCCAGTGAAAGGTTCTCACACCGGTTCTCGTGTGTTTATGCAGCCTGCTCACGAAGGTACAGGTATCATCGCCGGTGGTGCGATGCGTGCTGTTTTGGAAGTGTCTGGGGTTCGTAACGTACTGGCTAAAACCTACGGTTCCACTAACCCGATCAACGTGGTTCGTGCAACTCTGGACGCTTTAGACAGCATGAAGTCTCCAGAAATGGTCGCAGCTAAGCGTGGCAAATCCGTCGAAGAAATTCTGGGGTAA
- the rpsD gene encoding 30S ribosomal protein S4 translates to MARYLGPKLKLSRREGTDLFLKSGVRAIDTKCKLEQAPGQHGARKPRLSDYGVQLREKQKVRRIYGVLERQFRNYYKEATRLKGNTGENLLNLLESRLDNVVYRMGFGATRAESRQMVSHKAITVNGRVVNIASYQVSPNDVVSVREKAKKQARIKAALELAEQREKPTWLEVDAAKMEGVFKRIPERTDLSADINEHLIVELYSK, encoded by the coding sequence ATGGCAAGATATTTGGGTCCTAAGCTCAAGCTGAGCCGTCGCGAGGGTACAGACCTTTTCCTGAAGTCTGGTGTTCGCGCGATTGACACCAAGTGTAAATTAGAACAAGCACCAGGCCAGCACGGCGCACGTAAACCGCGTCTGTCTGATTATGGTGTTCAGTTACGTGAAAAACAAAAAGTTCGTCGTATTTACGGTGTTCTCGAACGTCAATTCCGTAACTACTATAAAGAAGCGACTCGTCTGAAAGGCAACACAGGTGAAAACCTGCTGAATTTGCTGGAAAGTCGCTTGGATAACGTCGTTTATCGTATGGGCTTTGGCGCGACTCGTGCTGAATCACGTCAGATGGTAAGCCATAAGGCTATCACGGTAAATGGTCGCGTTGTTAACATCGCTTCTTATCAGGTATCCCCGAATGACGTAGTCAGCGTTCGTGAAAAGGCGAAGAAGCAGGCTCGCATTAAAGCAGCCTTAGAGCTGGCTGAGCAGCGTGAGAAACCAACTTGGTTGGAAGTTGATGCTGCGAAGATGGAAGGTGTGTTCAAGCGTATTCCTGAACGTACTGATCTATCCGCTGACATTAACGAACACCTGATCGTCGAGCTTTACTCTAAGTAA
- the rplN gene encoding 50S ribosomal protein L14: MIQEQTMLNVADNSGARRVMCIKVLGGSHRRYAHVGDIIKITIKEAIPRGKVKKGDVLKAVVVRTKKGVRRPDGSVIRFDSNACVLLNNNSEQVIGTRIFGPVTRELRNEKFMKIISLAPEVL; the protein is encoded by the coding sequence ATGATCCAAGAACAGACTATGCTGAACGTGGCCGACAACTCCGGTGCACGTCGCGTAATGTGTATCAAGGTTCTAGGTGGCTCGCACCGTCGCTACGCACATGTCGGTGACATTATCAAAATCACAATCAAGGAAGCAATTCCTCGTGGTAAAGTGAAAAAAGGTGATGTCCTGAAAGCGGTAGTGGTGCGCACCAAGAAGGGTGTTCGTCGCCCGGACGGTTCTGTCATTCGCTTCGATAGCAACGCTTGTGTATTGTTGAACAACAATAGTGAGCAAGTTATCGGTACGCGTATTTTTGGGCCGGTAACTCGTGAACTTCGTAATGAAAAGTTCATGAAAATTATCTCTCTGGCACCTGAAGTACTCTAA
- the secY gene encoding preprotein translocase subunit SecY produces MAKQPGLDFQSAKGGLGELKRRLLFVIGALIVFRIGSFIPIPGIDAAVLAKLLEQQRGTIIEMFNMFSGGALSRASIFALGIMPYISASIIIQLLTVVNPRLAEIKKEGEAGRRKISQYTRYGTLVLAIFQSIGIATGLPNMPGMQGLVINPGFAFYFTAVVSLVTGTMFLMWLGEQITERGIGNGISIIIFAGIVAGLPPAIGHTIEQARQGDLHFLLLLLVAVLVFAVTFFVVFMERGQRRIVVNYAKRQQGRKVFAAQSTHLPLKVNMAGVIPAIFASSIILFPGTIASWFGGGTGWNWLTTISMYLQPGQPLYVLLYASAIIFFCFFYTALVFNPRETADNLKKSGAFVPGIRPGEQTARYIDKVMTRLTLVGALYITFICLIPEFMRDAMKVPFYFGGTSLLIVVVVIMDFMAQVQTLMMSSQYESALKKANLKGYNR; encoded by the coding sequence ATGGCTAAACAACCAGGTTTAGATTTTCAAAGTGCTAAAGGCGGATTAGGTGAGTTAAAACGCAGACTTTTGTTTGTCATTGGAGCTCTAATTGTTTTCCGTATTGGTTCTTTTATTCCAATCCCTGGTATTGATGCCGCTGTGCTTGCCAAATTGCTCGAGCAGCAAAGAGGCACCATCATTGAAATGTTTAATATGTTCTCTGGTGGTGCTTTAAGCCGTGCTTCTATCTTTGCACTGGGTATAATGCCGTATATTTCTGCATCTATCATTATCCAGTTGCTAACTGTGGTTAATCCGCGTTTAGCAGAGATTAAGAAGGAAGGGGAAGCTGGTCGTCGTAAGATCAGTCAGTACACCCGTTATGGTACATTAGTGCTGGCAATATTCCAGTCAATCGGTATTGCTACTGGGTTGCCGAATATGCCTGGGATGCAAGGGTTAGTTATTAATCCAGGTTTTGCATTCTATTTCACGGCTGTTGTAAGTCTGGTCACGGGAACTATGTTCTTGATGTGGCTAGGTGAGCAGATTACTGAAAGAGGTATCGGTAACGGTATTTCAATCATAATCTTTGCTGGTATCGTTGCGGGTTTACCGCCTGCAATCGGTCACACCATTGAGCAAGCTCGGCAAGGCGATCTGCACTTCCTCCTGTTGCTGTTGGTTGCAGTATTAGTATTTGCCGTGACTTTCTTCGTTGTTTTCATGGAGCGTGGTCAACGTCGTATCGTTGTTAACTATGCTAAACGTCAACAAGGTCGTAAAGTTTTCGCGGCACAAAGCACGCATTTACCGTTGAAAGTGAATATGGCTGGGGTTATTCCTGCAATTTTTGCTTCCAGTATTATTTTGTTCCCTGGAACCATAGCCTCTTGGTTTGGTGGCGGAACAGGCTGGAACTGGTTGACAACTATTTCTATGTATTTGCAGCCAGGTCAACCACTTTATGTGTTATTATATGCATCTGCAATCATCTTCTTCTGTTTCTTCTACACGGCTTTGGTATTCAATCCTAGAGAAACAGCAGATAACCTGAAGAAGTCCGGTGCATTCGTACCAGGAATTCGTCCGGGAGAGCAAACGGCTAGGTATATCGATAAAGTAATGACTCGTCTAACTTTAGTTGGTGCGTTATATATTACTTTTATCTGCTTAATCCCGGAGTTCATGCGTGACGCGATGAAAGTTCCATTCTATTTTGGTGGCACTTCTCTACTGATTGTGGTTGTCGTTATCATGGACTTTATGGCTCAAGTGCAAACTCTAATGATGTCAAGTCAATATGAGTCTGCATTGAAGAAGGCAAACCTGAAAGGATATAACCGCTAA
- a CDS encoding alternative ribosome-rescue factor A: protein MTTYNHKKGVIKDNALEALLHDPLFRQRVEKNKKGKGSYSRKEKRGKNSSWEANNNNFFKLLLLAF from the coding sequence ATGACAACATATAACCATAAAAAAGGTGTCATTAAAGATAATGCTTTAGAAGCTTTACTACACGATCCTTTGTTTAGGCAAAGAGTAGAAAAAAATAAAAAAGGTAAAGGAAGTTACAGTCGTAAAGAAAAACGTGGTAAAAACAGTAGTTGGGAGGCCAATAATAATAATTTTTTCAAGTTATTATTATTGGCCTTCTAA
- the rpsN gene encoding 30S ribosomal protein S14 — MAKQSMKARDVKRAKLAEKFFAKRVELKAIISDVNASDEDRWNAVLKLQTLPRDSSPCRQRNRCRQTGRPHAFLRKFGLSRIKVREAAMRGEIPGLKKASW; from the coding sequence ATGGCTAAGCAATCAATGAAAGCACGTGATGTAAAACGTGCGAAATTAGCTGAGAAATTCTTCGCAAAACGCGTTGAACTGAAAGCGATCATCTCTGATGTGAACGCATCTGATGAAGACCGTTGGAATGCTGTTCTTAAGCTGCAAACACTGCCACGTGATTCCAGCCCTTGCCGTCAGCGTAACCGCTGCCGTCAGACTGGGCGTCCGCATGCATTTTTGCGGAAGTTTGGGTTGAGCCGTATTAAAGTCCGTGAAGCCGCTATGCGCGGTGAAATTCCGGGCCTTAAAAAGGCTAGCTGGTAA
- the rpsM gene encoding 30S ribosomal protein S13 — translation MARIAGINIPDQKHTVIALTSIYGIGKTRSQAICAAAGIAENVKIRELSEEQIDKLRDEVAKYVVEGDLRREVTLSIKRLMDLGCYRGLRHRRGLPVRGQRTKTNARTRKGPRKPIKK, via the coding sequence GTGGCCCGTATAGCAGGCATTAACATTCCTGATCAGAAACATACCGTAATCGCGTTAACCTCGATCTATGGTATCGGCAAAACCCGCTCACAGGCTATCTGTGCAGCAGCAGGCATTGCTGAAAATGTTAAGATCAGAGAGCTGTCTGAAGAGCAAATTGACAAGCTGCGTGACGAAGTTGCTAAATACGTTGTAGAAGGTGATTTGCGTCGTGAAGTAACCCTGAGTATCAAACGTCTGATGGATCTTGGTTGCTATCGTGGTTTGCGTCATCGTCGTGGTCTGCCAGTTCGCGGTCAGCGTACTAAGACCAATGCACGTACCCGTAAGGGTCCGCGTAAGCCGATCAAGAAATAA
- the rpsK gene encoding 30S ribosomal protein S11, protein MAKAPIRARKRVRKQVSDGVAHIHASFNNTIVTITDRQGNALGWATAGGSGFRGSRKSTPFAAQVAAERCAEAVKEYGIKNLEVMVKGPGPGRESTIRALNAAGFRITNITDVTPIPHNGCRPPKKRRV, encoded by the coding sequence ATGGCAAAAGCACCTATTCGTGCACGTAAGCGTGTAAGAAAACAAGTCTCTGACGGTGTGGCTCATATCCATGCTTCTTTCAACAACACCATCGTTACTATTACTGATCGTCAGGGTAACGCGCTGGGTTGGGCAACTGCTGGTGGTTCCGGTTTCCGTGGTTCTCGTAAATCTACTCCGTTCGCGGCTCAGGTTGCAGCAGAGCGCTGCGCTGAAGCAGTAAAAGAATACGGAATCAAGAACCTGGAAGTTATGGTTAAAGGACCTGGTCCTGGCCGTGAGTCAACTATCCGCGCATTGAACGCGGCTGGTTTCCGCATCACTAATATTACTGATGTGACTCCGATCCCTCATAACGGTTGTCGCCCACCGAAAAAACGTCGCGTTTAA
- the rplO gene encoding 50S ribosomal protein L15, with protein MRLNTLSPAEGAKHASKRVGRGIGSGLGKTGGRGHKGQKSRSGGGVRRGFEGGQMPLYRRLPKFGFTSRKAMITAEIRLSDFAHVEGDVIDLNALKAANIIGPQIEFAKVMLSGEVNRAVTVRGLRVTKGARAAIEAAGGKIEE; from the coding sequence ATGCGCTTAAATACTCTGTCTCCGGCTGAAGGTGCCAAGCACGCATCTAAACGTGTAGGTCGTGGTATCGGTTCTGGCCTAGGTAAAACTGGCGGACGTGGTCACAAAGGTCAGAAATCTCGTTCTGGCGGTGGCGTTCGTCGCGGTTTTGAAGGTGGTCAGATGCCTTTATATCGTCGTTTGCCGAAATTTGGTTTTACTTCACGTAAAGCAATGATCACTGCAGAAATTCGTCTGTCTGATTTTGCTCATGTTGAAGGCGATGTTATCGATCTGAATGCATTGAAAGCTGCTAACATTATTGGCCCTCAAATTGAATTCGCTAAAGTAATGCTTTCTGGCGAAGTCAATCGTGCAGTAACTGTGCGTGGCTTGCGTGTTACTAAAGGCGCCCGTGCTGCGATTGAAGCTGCTGGCGGTAAAATTGAGGAATAA
- the rpsH gene encoding 30S ribosomal protein S8 has product MSMQDPIADMLTRIRNGQAANKVAVTMPSSKLKVAIAKVLKEEGYIEDFKIEGDIKPELEVTLKYFQGKAVVESIQRVSRPSLRIYKKKDELPQVMAGLGIAVVSTSKGVMTDRAARQAGLGGEILCYVA; this is encoded by the coding sequence ATGAGCATGCAAGATCCGATCGCGGATATGCTGACCCGTATCCGTAACGGTCAGGCCGCGAATAAAGTTGCGGTCACCATGCCTTCCTCCAAGCTGAAAGTGGCAATTGCCAAAGTGCTGAAGGAAGAAGGTTACATTGAAGATTTTAAAATCGAAGGCGACATCAAGCCGGAATTGGAAGTAACATTGAAATATTTCCAAGGTAAGGCTGTTGTAGAAAGCATTCAGCGTGTAAGCCGCCCAAGTCTGCGCATCTATAAGAAAAAAGATGAGCTGCCACAAGTTATGGCTGGTCTGGGTATAGCTGTTGTTTCTACCTCTAAAGGTGTTATGACTGATCGTGCAGCTCGCCAAGCTGGTCTTGGTGGCGAGATTCTCTGCTACGTAGCTTAA
- the rpmJ gene encoding 50S ribosomal protein L36 produces MKVRASVKKLCRNCKIVKRNGIVRVICSAEPKHKQRQG; encoded by the coding sequence ATGAAAGTTCGTGCTTCCGTCAAGAAATTATGCCGCAACTGCAAAATCGTTAAACGGAACGGTATCGTTCGTGTGATTTGTAGTGCAGAGCCTAAGCATAAACAGCGCCAAGGCTAA
- the rplR gene encoding 50S ribosomal protein L18: MDKKAARIRRATRARRKLQELGATRLVVHRTPRHIYAQVIAPNGSETLVAASTTEKAISEQLKFTGNKDAAAVVGKIVAERALEKGITNVSFDRSGFQYHGRVQALADAAREAGLQF, from the coding sequence ATGGATAAGAAAGCAGCTCGTATCCGTCGTGCGACCCGCGCACGCCGCAAGCTCCAGGAACTGGGTGCAACTCGCCTGGTGGTACACCGTACCCCTCGCCATATTTATGCGCAGGTTATCGCACCAAATGGTTCTGAAACTCTGGTGGCCGCTTCTACAACAGAAAAAGCTATCAGTGAACAACTGAAATTTACTGGAAACAAAGATGCCGCAGCAGTAGTTGGTAAAATTGTTGCTGAACGTGCTCTGGAAAAAGGTATCACAAATGTATCCTTTGACCGTTCTGGTTTCCAATATCATGGTAGAGTCCAGGCACTGGCAGATGCTGCCCGTGAAGCTGGCCTTCAGTTCTAA